One part of the Pecten maximus chromosome 1, xPecMax1.1, whole genome shotgun sequence genome encodes these proteins:
- the LOC117323534 gene encoding major facilitator superfamily domain-containing protein 6-like protein B: protein MDPPEPVNLNRAILFCNFFNFFFTASKACLFPFFSLYLRLLGLTATQTGVIISLKTLVAFIFAPLWTKCAVQCRKRRFVFTFSIFIMAVTYLSLTLVSNQNHAALSHCVPAHKQIPNNQSKFTSTDEIIDILNHNKSVVSLLPTPPQVDKTLNTSEGQVNNVSSVSPSSVHTSPGSPTEMPADDLEDKKIEISKDILIFLGLEKEEVQKMTRQDIYEVFKEMMSTEDMRGLVENRLDAETVKFVWKVIRENANIEKASKSSASKVRRKRDINITSLLASLKTSLHDLRQRVKNRGHDYTFAVVIVILLIGELFACPVEKLADDFWFDYLEKIDELEKYGKHRIWCSMAYMTFPVIVTLIVSNTDCLFGMDIPPFMLHFYLFGSLLGLTFLLGFFYPISADAKAKYKSKLRRGLGTTCCKCVGLLYVLTLLLVGMIYAAYYNFLFWMIQDLNGSESVMGLCITISTVVEIPMLFFSKEIIQRLGHGGVASLSLLMLSGRTLYYSFLWTPWAVLPAEMLHALTHTALWYAVFNNPTFNINPVADRSIRSILSSIYFGIGFASGSIASGLIYDTYGSAVLYRVCSLISAIWCPIFFILQKCCQPPMESEIKYTRLLQSEDLSDDEVPDDWLEKALKDR from the coding sequence ATGGATCCTCCAGAACCTGTAAACCTCAACAGGGCTATCCTGTTCTGTAATTTCTTCAACTTCTTTTTCACAGCTAGTAAAGCATGCTTGTTTCCATTTTTCTCCCTGTACTTAAGACTGCTGGGTCTGACAGCTACTCAGACTGGAGTTATCATCAGCCTTAAAACTCTGGTGGCATTCATATTTGCACCGCTGTGGACTAAATGTGCAGTCCAGTGCCGTAAAAGGCGGTTTGTGTTTACTTTTTCCATTTTTATAATGGCAGTGACCTACTTATCATTAACATTAGTTTCCAATCAGAATCATGCAGCATTATCCCATTGTGTACCTGCACACAAACAAATTCCTAATAACCAATCTAAATTTACAAGCACAGAtgaaattattgatattttaaaccATAACAAGAGTGTTGTTTCTCTGCTCCCCACACCACCACAGGTGGACAAGACACTTAACACCAGTGAAGGTCAAGTGAACAATGTAAGTAGTGTATCCCCTTCCTCCGTTCATACTTCTCCAGGGAGTCCTACGGAAATGCCTGCAGATGATCTGGAGGacaagaaaattgaaatatcaaaagaCATCCTCATATTTCTTGGACTTGAAAAGGAGGAAGTGCAGAAGATGACCAGACAAGATATTTATGAAGTATTTAAAGAAATGATGAGTACAGAAGATATGCGGGGTCTTGTTGAAAATAGACTGGATGCAGAGACTGTGAAATTTGTGTGGAAAGTGATTCGTGAGAATGCGAACATTGAGAAGGCTAGCAAGTCATCAGCTTCAAAAGTTCGAAGGAAGCGAGACATTAATATCACATCACTTCTGGCTAGCTTGAAGACAAGTTTGCATGATCTTAGACAGCGTGTAAAGAACCGTGGTCATGACTACACTTTCGCGGTTGTCATTGTTATCCTTTTGATTGGGGAGCTGTTTGCATGCCCTGTTGAAAAACTAGCTGATGATTTTTGGTTTGACTATTTGGAGAAAATCGATGAACTTGAGAAGTACGGAAAACATCGTATCTGGTGCTCTATGGCCTATATGACTTTTCCAGTGATTGTCACTTTGATAGTCAGCAATACAGACTGTCTTTTTGGCATGGATATCCCTCCATTCATGCTGCATTTCTATTTATTTGGATCTTTGCTGGGATTGACATTCTTACTTGGCTTTTTCTACCCTATATCAGCAGATGCCAAAGCCAAGTATAAGAGCAAGTTGCGGCGTGGATTGGGTACCACATGCTGTAAATGTGTTGGCCTGCTATATGTCCTCACCCTGCTCTTAGTTGGAATGATCTATGCTGCATACTACAATTTCCTGTTTTGGATGATCCAGGACCTCAACGGTTCAGAGTCTGTGATGGGATTATGTATCACTATTTCTACTGTTGTAGAGATACCAATGCTGTTTTTCAGTAAAGAGATAATCCAGCGTCTTGGCCATGGCGGAGTGGCTAGCTTGTCACTGTTGATGTTATCTGGACGCACACTGTACTATTCCTTCCTCTGGACACCTTGGGCTGTGCTTCCTGCTGAAATGTTACATGCCCTTACACACACTGCTCTGTGGTATGCAGTGTTCAACAACCCCACATTTAACATTAACCCTGTAGCAGACAGAAGTATCCGCTCCATACTGTCATCGATATACTTCGGAATTGGGTTTGCTTCAGGAAGTATTGCATCAGGCCTTATCTATGACACCTACGGGTCTGCAGTTCTCTACAGAGTCTGTTCATTGATATCAGCAATATGGTGtccaatatttttcatattgCAAAAATGTTGTCAGCCACCTATGGAATCTGAGATAAAGTATACAAGGCTACTACAGTCGGAAGACCTGTCTGATGATGAGGTTCCTGATGATTGGCTTGAGAAAGCCCTCAAAGATCGATGA